From the Bdellovibrionota bacterium genome, one window contains:
- a CDS encoding helix-turn-helix transcriptional regulator, whose protein sequence is MDQTSFLELGKYLREKRLSKKLTQVQVAKSLGYTSQFIANWERGVSSPPLEVLRQVIDMYSINLRDFSHTINEIQQDYWKRNIFSKKSKNKNK, encoded by the coding sequence ATGGATCAAACATCATTTTTAGAATTAGGTAAGTATCTTAGAGAAAAGAGATTGAGTAAGAAGTTAACTCAAGTTCAAGTGGCAAAGTCCTTGGGCTATACGTCTCAATTTATTGCGAATTGGGAGCGAGGGGTGTCTTCGCCGCCATTGGAAGTTCTAAGACAAGTTATAGACATGTATAGCATTAATTTAAGAGATTTCTCTCATACGATAAATGAGATTCAACAAGATTATTGGAAGAGAAATATTTTTTCTAAAAAGTCTAAAAATAAAAACAAGTAA
- a CDS encoding helix-turn-helix domain-containing protein yields MEIFTPPQVKEKRPPGRQPKHSQEFMIMVARKCIDEGMTYREASTIFGVSHGSVYQFIQKYKHDKFKTKRNARTSKYKKEVEEYRHTAQVKELKHEIAELYLENLMLKKALKHSLSASKRNKSLKTLFQRKNLKLK; encoded by the coding sequence ATGGAAATATTTACGCCACCACAAGTTAAAGAGAAAAGACCACCAGGAAGGCAACCAAAGCACTCGCAAGAGTTTATGATAATGGTTGCTAGGAAATGCATTGATGAGGGAATGACTTATCGAGAAGCCTCCACAATATTTGGAGTATCTCACGGATCGGTCTATCAATTTATTCAAAAATATAAGCACGATAAATTCAAAACCAAAAGAAATGCTAGAACGAGTAAGTATAAAAAGGAAGTTGAAGAATATCGTCATACGGCTCAAGTGAAGGAATTAAAGCATGAGATAGCAGAGCTTTATTTAGAAAACTTGATGTTAAAAAAAGCTCTGAAACACTCTCTGTCAGCATCCAAACGAAATAAATCTTTAAAGACGTTGTTCCAAAGAAAAAATTTAAAGTTGAAATAA
- a CDS encoding TIGR02147 family protein produces MLQSELIKRCERNPSYSLRSFAKQLDIDPATLSSIISQKRPITEKTIKKLGTKLSLSPDELQNYISQKSTNELYAEFTQDLFAATSDWYHDAILELTRIKNFNPDFTWIAKTLDISVNQVRAAAERLCRLELLEIAPNGQWLDKSRFNSNTLDSDFSSAAMRKYQMQILEKSMKALEDLPRTERDHTSMMVCGNAKDLKKAKELITEFRHNLAAFFQRKNIASEHVYQISVSLFPITKLETTNKIIKKNKRRTK; encoded by the coding sequence ATGCTACAATCAGAACTCATTAAGAGATGCGAGAGAAACCCGAGCTATTCATTAAGATCTTTCGCAAAACAACTTGATATTGATCCCGCGACCCTTTCTTCCATAATTTCTCAAAAACGACCTATAACCGAAAAAACAATCAAAAAATTAGGAACTAAACTCAGTCTCTCACCTGATGAATTGCAGAATTACATATCTCAAAAATCCACTAACGAGTTGTATGCAGAATTTACTCAAGATCTATTTGCAGCCACTTCTGATTGGTATCATGATGCTATTCTGGAGCTCACGCGAATTAAAAATTTCAATCCAGATTTCACTTGGATCGCTAAAACTTTAGATATTAGCGTAAATCAAGTGCGCGCGGCCGCGGAAAGATTATGTAGATTGGAACTTTTAGAAATTGCGCCCAACGGACAGTGGTTAGATAAATCAAGATTTAACTCCAATACTCTCGATTCCGATTTTTCTTCGGCTGCCATGAGAAAATATCAAATGCAAATTCTAGAAAAATCCATGAAAGCCTTAGAAGATCTTCCAAGGACCGAACGAGATCATACTTCCATGATGGTCTGTGGAAATGCCAAAGACCTTAAGAAAGCAAAAGAACTTATAACTGAATTTCGACACAATTTAGCGGCATTTTTCCAAAGAAAAAATATTGCCTCCGAACATGTATATCAAATTTCCGTATCGCTATTTCCAATTACTAAATTAGAAACAACAAATAAAATTATTAAAAAAAATAAAAGGAGAACAAAATGA